In Synergistaceae bacterium, one genomic interval encodes:
- a CDS encoding cupin domain-containing protein, with translation MSESEKNYGSVLDLPTLNASALAPNIIKRNVFGPGRFWDDWVMRHFILPSHGSIPTHKHDWDHLLYSISGTGEVEVEGEHYDMSKGNWARVPAGKEHTFRNLGDEPFEFFCIVPVYGDPHAKKASMRAKRKSEKRS, from the coding sequence ATGTCAGAGAGTGAAAAAAACTATGGCTCGGTTCTTGACCTGCCTACCTTGAATGCATCAGCGCTGGCGCCAAACATAATAAAGAGAAATGTTTTCGGCCCCGGCCGGTTCTGGGACGACTGGGTCATGCGCCATTTCATACTCCCTTCGCATGGATCGATCCCTACGCACAAGCATGACTGGGATCACCTTCTTTATTCAATATCCGGCACAGGCGAAGTGGAAGTTGAAGGAGAACACTATGATATGTCAAAGGGGAACTGGGCGCGTGTTCCTGCCGGCAAGGAACATACCTTCAGGAATCTTGGAGATGAGCCGTTTGAATTCTTCTGCATTGTGCCAGTATACGGCGACCCCCATGCCAAAAAGGCAAGCATGAGGGCTAAGCGCAAGTCAGAAAAGAGATCTTAG